In the Pseudanabaena sp. PCC 7367 genome, one interval contains:
- a CDS encoding PP2C family protein-serine/threonine phosphatase — translation MSLILIIDDDPTMRLTLSRLLKKQGHSVATATDGEAGLIQVKEIQPSLIVCDWMMPGMDGLEVCRRLKSDPELANTYFILLTAKDQIGDIVQGLESGADDFLSKPPNMNELRARVSAGLRVYDATHALQVQKQLLEAELAEAAEYVRSLLPANLAGEIKAESCFLPSTQLGGDCFDIYWLDDEHLVFYLLDVAGHGVGAALLSVSVLNLLRTRNLRKNAQLGSTDFRQPNEVLAALNNIFQMSNHKDMYFTIWYGVYNRSTRLLNFASGGHPPAVLVDPNSSSKATRLRTSGLPIGMINDIDFESATYKVAPNSRLFLFSDGAYEITMKEDIIWGIDSFIRTLVNSCPETDGSSLDGVLAKIKQTNGHGSHFDDDLSLLEVRFD, via the coding sequence ATGTCCTTAATCTTAATTATTGACGACGACCCTACCATGCGTCTGACCCTGTCTCGACTTTTGAAAAAGCAGGGGCACAGTGTTGCTACGGCCACTGACGGTGAGGCGGGATTGATCCAAGTTAAAGAAATCCAACCATCGCTGATCGTCTGTGACTGGATGATGCCGGGGATGGATGGCTTAGAGGTATGCCGTCGCCTCAAGTCTGATCCAGAGCTAGCCAATACCTACTTCATTTTGTTGACTGCCAAGGATCAAATTGGTGATATTGTTCAGGGCTTAGAAAGCGGGGCTGATGATTTCTTATCCAAACCGCCAAATATGAACGAGCTGCGTGCCAGGGTTAGTGCCGGATTGAGGGTATATGATGCTACCCATGCGCTCCAGGTTCAAAAACAGCTCCTAGAAGCAGAGTTAGCGGAGGCGGCCGAATATGTGCGATCGCTGCTGCCTGCTAATCTGGCCGGTGAAATCAAGGCAGAATCGTGCTTTCTGCCCTCGACCCAATTGGGCGGTGATTGTTTTGATATTTACTGGCTAGACGATGAACACTTAGTTTTTTATCTGCTGGATGTGGCTGGGCATGGGGTTGGTGCGGCGCTGCTCTCTGTATCGGTGCTAAATTTACTCCGCACCAGGAATTTGCGCAAGAATGCCCAACTAGGATCAACGGATTTTCGTCAACCAAATGAAGTATTAGCGGCGCTGAATAATATTTTTCAGATGTCCAACCACAAGGATATGTATTTCACGATCTGGTATGGCGTATATAACCGTTCTACCCGACTATTGAATTTTGCCAGTGGTGGTCATCCTCCGGCCGTTTTAGTCGATCCTAATAGTAGTAGTAAGGCAACTCGATTGCGAACTTCGGGGCTGCCGATCGGCATGATCAACGACATTGACTTTGAAAGTGCCACCTACAAAGTAGCTCCCAATAGTAGGCTATTTCTGTTTAGTGATGGCGCTTACGAAATTACGATGAAAGAAGATATTATCTGGGGGATCGATTCGTTTATTCGTACGCTGGTTAATTCCTGTCCAGAAACCGATGGCTCTAGCCTAGATGGTGTCTTAGCAAAGATCAAACAGACCAATGGCCATGGCTCTCATTTTGATGATGACCTATCCTTATTGGAAGTCAGATTTGATTAA
- a CDS encoding STAS domain-containing protein, translated as MSEELEVIVPDGRLDVTSAASFRKEVNLIAAKRPKYLLIDLSKVNFMDSSGLGALVSALKTVRTVDGEMAICSLNEQVKMLFDLTSMSKIFSIYSDRQEFEQKISEG; from the coding sequence ATGAGTGAAGAACTTGAGGTAATTGTGCCGGATGGTCGCTTGGATGTGACCAGCGCAGCAAGCTTCAGGAAAGAAGTAAATTTAATTGCTGCCAAAAGGCCTAAATATCTTTTGATTGACTTGTCAAAAGTTAACTTTATGGATAGCTCTGGCCTGGGGGCATTAGTCTCAGCCTTAAAGACCGTTAGAACTGTAGATGGTGAGATGGCGATTTGCTCCCTGAATGAGCAGGTAAAAATGTTATTTGATCTCACCAGCATGAGTAAGATTTTTAGTATCTATAGCGATCGCCAAGAGTTTGAACAAAAGATCTCTGAAGGCTAG